The genomic interval CGGGAGTACGCACGGGGATTGCCAGGCGTTCACCCCTGAGCGTTACGATCGCTGTCAGCACGACTGATCGGACACATGTCCGACCGGTCGGACAGCACCCCACAAGCCGCCTCGGTGAGAAGGTAAAGACTTATGTTCGGAAGGCTCGGCGCCCCCGAGATCATTCTCATCCTCGTCGTCATCATCCTGCTGTTCGGCGCGAAGAAGCTTCCCGACATGGCGCGCTCGCTCGGCAAGTCCGCTCGCATCCTCAAGAGCGAGGCCAAGGCGATGAAGGAAGAGGGCAGCGGCACGGCGACCCCGGCCGGCCCGCCCAACACCGACGAGCAGAACCCGGCTCAGCGCACCATCCAGGCCGCCCCCGGCGACGT from Streptomyces sp. CC0208 carries:
- the tatA gene encoding Sec-independent protein translocase subunit TatA; protein product: MFGRLGAPEIILILVVIILLFGAKKLPDMARSLGKSARILKSEAKAMKEEGSGTATPAGPPNTDEQNPAQRTIQAAPGDVTSSRPVTEPTDTTKR